A stretch of the Amycolatopsis sp. BJA-103 genome encodes the following:
- a CDS encoding DUF952 domain-containing protein, giving the protein MILHICGQGEWAAVPEGGVYTAASLDSDGFIHCSDPGTAHIPAGAVFPGRTDLVLLEIDPALVGAPVVWEDGDPPHPAGIQFPHVYGPIPRNAVVAVHEFPLRGDGSFKIPESVSRR; this is encoded by the coding sequence GTGATCCTTCATATCTGTGGGCAGGGCGAGTGGGCGGCGGTGCCCGAAGGCGGCGTCTACACCGCCGCGTCCCTCGATTCCGACGGCTTCATCCACTGCTCGGACCCGGGAACGGCGCATATCCCGGCCGGCGCCGTGTTCCCCGGCCGCACCGATCTGGTGCTGCTGGAGATCGACCCGGCGCTCGTCGGCGCGCCCGTCGTCTGGGAGGACGGCGACCCGCCGCATCCGGCCGGGATCCAGTTTCCCCATGTGTACGGTCCGATACCGCGTAACGCGGTGGTGGCCGTGCACGAATTCCCTCTTCGGGGGGACGGTTCGTTCAAGATTCCCGAGTCCGTGTCGAGACGTTGA
- a CDS encoding SigE family RNA polymerase sigma factor, whose product MPAELTDFGDFVQASLPGLLRYGHALTGNPHDAADLVQTVLEKIGSRWSYVQHKTGDPMAYIRRSMANAHVSRWRRTKRESLVADLPDTQPYSPADPFEHEPLWQALRALPPRQRAVMVLRYYEGLSEAEIADSLGISQGTVKSQASKAIASLRTKLALFEPKGEGREAG is encoded by the coding sequence GTGCCGGCCGAGCTCACCGACTTCGGCGACTTCGTGCAGGCCAGCCTGCCGGGTCTGCTCAGGTACGGCCACGCCCTCACCGGGAACCCGCACGACGCCGCCGACCTGGTCCAGACCGTGCTGGAGAAGATCGGCTCGCGCTGGTCCTACGTCCAGCACAAGACCGGCGACCCGATGGCCTACATCCGCCGTTCGATGGCCAACGCGCACGTCAGCCGGTGGCGCCGGACCAAACGGGAGAGCCTGGTCGCCGACCTGCCGGACACGCAGCCGTACAGTCCGGCTGATCCGTTCGAGCACGAGCCGCTGTGGCAGGCGTTACGCGCGCTGCCGCCGAGGCAACGCGCGGTGATGGTCCTGCGTTACTACGAGGGGCTGTCCGAAGCGGAGATCGCGGATTCGCTCGGCATCAGCCAGGGCACCGTCAAAAGCCAGGCGAGCAAGGCGATCGCGTCGCTGCGCACGAAGCTCGCACTGTTCGAGCCCAAAGGTGAAGGGAGGGAAGCGGGATGA
- a CDS encoding ferritin, with translation MALIKKQPRSKFYELLQAQIHNEFNASQQYIALAVWFDAEDLPQLAKHFYKQSVEERNHAMALIQYMLDTDHHVEIPGTGDVRNTFSDVTELIELALQQEKDVATDIQQLAKAARAEEDYIGEQFTQWFLKEQVEEISQMSTLLNIVKRANGNLFEVENHLHRESIGDGGADTGMPPVAGGAL, from the coding sequence ATGGCCCTCATCAAGAAGCAACCGCGCTCGAAGTTCTACGAACTGCTGCAGGCGCAGATCCACAACGAGTTCAACGCCTCCCAGCAGTACATCGCGCTCGCGGTCTGGTTCGACGCCGAGGACCTGCCGCAGCTCGCGAAGCACTTCTACAAGCAGTCCGTCGAGGAGCGCAATCACGCGATGGCGCTGATCCAGTACATGCTGGACACCGACCACCACGTCGAGATCCCCGGCACCGGCGACGTGCGCAACACGTTCTCCGACGTCACCGAACTCATCGAGCTGGCGCTGCAGCAGGAGAAGGACGTCGCGACCGACATCCAGCAGCTGGCCAAGGCCGCCCGCGCCGAAGAGGACTACATCGGCGAGCAGTTCACGCAGTGGTTCCTCAAGGAGCAGGTCGAAGAGATCTCCCAGATGTCCACGCTGCTCAACATCGTCAAACGCGCCAACGGCAACCTGTTCGAGGTGGAGAACCACCTGCACCGCGAGTCCATCGGGGACGGCGGAGCCGACACGGGGATGCCCCCGGTCGCGGGCGGCGCGCTCTGA
- a CDS encoding arginine deiminase has translation MIDETTPPRVDSEVGPLRAVLLHRPGNELKRLTPRNNDQLLFDSIPWVDRAQEEHDAFAEVLRGRGVEVLLLADALRTALADTRAHAAGVHAAVDERRLGLDLADSLRSHLSSVSPEVLAEALMAGMTFEELPAAEGVSLVRLMNHPNDFAVDPLPNLLFTRDSSAWIGDRVAVSSLTMPARVRETAVLDLIYAYHPWFRHASRAYGAHSAPIEGGDVMLLSPGVLAIGVGERTTAAGAESLARSVFADGIAHTVLAVPIQQTRATMHLDTVCTMVAADAVVMYPLSRDSLTAFTMRPTDDGSMKVEGPAPFLTAAAEAMGIDRLRVIDTGLDPVTAEREQWDDGNNTLALAPGVVVGYERNVETNARLEEAGIEVLAITGSELGSGRGGPRCMSCPIRRESI, from the coding sequence GTGATTGACGAGACGACTCCACCCCGAGTTGACAGCGAAGTCGGCCCCCTGCGTGCGGTTCTGCTGCACCGGCCCGGCAACGAGCTCAAAAGGCTCACGCCTCGCAACAACGACCAGCTCCTGTTCGATTCCATCCCCTGGGTGGACCGCGCGCAGGAGGAGCACGACGCGTTCGCCGAGGTGCTGCGCGGCCGCGGTGTCGAGGTGCTGCTGCTGGCCGACGCGCTGCGCACGGCGCTCGCGGACACCCGTGCCCACGCGGCGGGCGTGCACGCGGCGGTCGACGAGCGGCGGCTCGGGCTCGATCTGGCCGATTCGCTCCGTTCCCACCTGTCGAGCGTCTCCCCGGAGGTGCTGGCCGAGGCCCTGATGGCCGGGATGACGTTCGAGGAACTCCCCGCCGCCGAGGGGGTCTCGCTGGTCCGGCTGATGAACCACCCGAACGACTTCGCCGTCGATCCGCTGCCGAACCTGCTGTTCACCCGTGACTCGTCGGCGTGGATCGGCGACCGCGTCGCGGTCTCCTCGCTCACCATGCCCGCTCGCGTCCGCGAGACCGCCGTCCTGGACCTGATCTACGCCTACCACCCGTGGTTCCGCCACGCGTCCCGCGCGTACGGCGCGCATTCGGCGCCGATCGAAGGCGGCGACGTCATGCTGCTCTCGCCGGGCGTCCTGGCCATCGGCGTCGGCGAACGGACCACCGCGGCGGGCGCGGAGTCGCTGGCGCGGTCGGTGTTCGCGGACGGGATCGCGCACACCGTGCTCGCCGTCCCGATCCAGCAGACCCGCGCGACCATGCACCTGGACACCGTCTGCACGATGGTCGCCGCCGACGCCGTGGTCATGTATCCGCTTTCCCGCGATTCGCTGACCGCGTTCACCATGCGGCCGACCGATGACGGTTCCATGAAGGTGGAAGGCCCGGCCCCATTCCTCACCGCGGCCGCCGAAGCAATGGGAATCGACCGGCTCCGCGTCATCGACACCGGGCTCGACCCGGTCACCGCGGAACGCGAGCAATGGGACGACGGGAACAACACCCTCGCGCTCGCGCCCGGCGTCGTCGTCGGCTATGAACGCAACGTGGAAACCAACGCCCGCTTGGAGGAGGCCGGTATCGAGGTGCTGGCCATCACCGGCTCCGAGCTGGGCTCCGGCCGCGGCGGGCCGCGCTGCATGTCGTGCCCGATCCGGCGCGAAAGCATCTGA
- a CDS encoding CPBP family intramembrane glutamic endopeptidase yields the protein MSWLRPERPALPEFVEDPARRRAIVIELVVVFGITLGLSGLRSLLSLVDSLLQPVPLAQQQAQLNVPQATLSLVDLLKQLLSAGQLVGWGALGLYLLWRGGMKLAQIGLDRRRPGRDVLHGLLLAAVIGIPGLGLYFLSYSLGFSLSVQPSTLGETWWRPITLTLSAFGNAFAEEVLVVAYLLTRLRQLGLRENTSLVASSVLRGSYHLYQGFGGFVGNVVMGLVFGRLWQKTNRLWPLIAAHTALDFVSFVGYALLKGRVSWLP from the coding sequence ATGAGCTGGCTGCGTCCCGAACGCCCGGCGCTGCCGGAATTCGTGGAAGACCCGGCGCGCCGCCGCGCGATCGTCATCGAACTGGTCGTCGTCTTCGGAATCACCCTCGGCCTGTCCGGGCTGCGCAGTCTGCTGTCCCTTGTGGACTCGCTGCTGCAGCCCGTCCCGCTGGCGCAACAACAAGCCCAGCTCAACGTCCCCCAGGCGACGCTGAGCCTGGTAGACCTGCTCAAGCAGCTCTTGAGCGCGGGCCAGCTGGTCGGCTGGGGCGCGCTCGGGCTGTACCTGTTGTGGCGCGGCGGGATGAAGCTCGCGCAGATCGGGCTGGACCGCCGTCGCCCCGGCCGCGACGTCCTGCACGGCCTCCTGCTCGCCGCGGTGATCGGGATTCCGGGACTGGGGCTGTACTTCCTTTCCTACAGCCTCGGATTCAGCCTGTCGGTGCAACCGTCCACTTTGGGCGAAACGTGGTGGCGCCCGATCACGCTGACGTTGTCGGCCTTCGGGAACGCGTTCGCCGAAGAGGTGCTCGTCGTCGCGTACCTGCTGACCAGGCTGCGGCAACTCGGGCTGCGCGAGAACACGTCACTGGTCGCCTCGTCCGTGCTTCGCGGGTCGTATCACCTGTATCAGGGTTTCGGCGGTTTCGTCGGCAATGTCGTGATGGGCCTGGTGTTCGGCAGACTGTGGCAGAAGACGAACCGCCTGTGGCCGCTGATCGCCGCGCACACCGCGCTCGACTTCGTCTCCTTCGTCGGATACGCGCTGCTCAAGGGGCGAGTTTCCTGGCTTCCCTAG
- a CDS encoding PPOX class F420-dependent oxidoreductase, which produces MPRSIATNETVDRAALVDFLSTRHRAVLMTTKADGGPQLSPVTCGVDGEGRLVVSTYPKRAKVVNVRREPKVSACVLSDEWNGQWVQLNGTAEVLDLPDSVEPLVDYFRAISGEHPDWDEYREAMVKQGKSIIRVTIDSWGPIAKGGFPAELA; this is translated from the coding sequence ATGCCAAGGAGCATCGCGACCAACGAAACCGTCGACCGTGCCGCGCTGGTCGACTTCCTGTCCACCCGCCACCGGGCGGTCCTGATGACCACCAAGGCCGACGGCGGCCCGCAGCTCTCGCCGGTGACCTGCGGCGTCGACGGCGAAGGCCGCCTGGTCGTCTCCACGTATCCGAAGCGTGCGAAGGTCGTCAACGTCCGGCGCGAACCGAAGGTGTCCGCCTGTGTCCTTTCCGACGAGTGGAATGGCCAGTGGGTGCAGCTGAACGGCACCGCCGAGGTCCTCGACCTCCCCGACTCGGTCGAGCCGCTGGTCGACTACTTCCGGGCGATTTCGGGCGAGCACCCCGACTGGGACGAGTACCGCGAAGCGATGGTGAAGCAGGGCAAGAGCATCATCCGCGTCACCATCGACTCGTGGGGCCCGATCGCCAAGGGGGGTTTTCCGGCGGAACTCGCCTAA
- a CDS encoding DUF2470 domain-containing protein, with the protein MTTPTSIRRPPAPNPAERAKTIATRNGPATLMPTAEQRDQPGQYGRVIPELHHVHTSGSVSILLPDEHHLVKRSHEAQRGELAVMVELTDQAPVDLREPIRGLLWITGWLRPLSEVSARARAVSIAETRPDERLLDVGHGLTLLRLTPASLVLADAEGTHSLRPHMFSAAPPDPFHDYEAAWLRHLETDHADVVQQLAKHVPAELRGGWIRPLGLDRYGLRLRVEADSGDHDVRLAFSRPVEGPPQLAGEIRRLVGCPFFSEG; encoded by the coding sequence GTGACCACACCGACGTCCATTCGCCGCCCGCCGGCGCCGAACCCCGCGGAACGCGCGAAGACGATCGCCACCCGCAACGGGCCGGCGACGCTGATGCCGACCGCCGAGCAGCGCGACCAGCCAGGACAGTACGGCCGCGTCATCCCCGAGCTGCACCACGTGCACACGAGCGGCAGCGTCAGCATCCTGCTGCCGGACGAGCACCACCTGGTGAAACGCTCGCACGAAGCGCAGCGCGGCGAACTCGCGGTGATGGTCGAGCTGACCGATCAGGCCCCGGTCGACCTGCGTGAACCCATCCGCGGGCTGCTGTGGATCACGGGCTGGCTCCGCCCGCTTTCCGAGGTCTCGGCCCGCGCCCGCGCGGTCTCCATCGCCGAAACCCGGCCGGACGAGCGGCTGCTGGACGTCGGGCACGGCCTCACCCTGCTGAGGCTGACCCCCGCCTCGCTGGTGCTCGCGGACGCCGAGGGCACCCACTCGCTCCGGCCGCACATGTTCAGCGCCGCCCCGCCGGATCCGTTCCACGACTACGAAGCGGCGTGGCTGCGGCATCTGGAGACCGATCACGCCGACGTCGTCCAGCAGCTCGCCAAGCACGTGCCCGCCGAACTGCGCGGTGGCTGGATCCGGCCGCTCGGACTGGACCGGTACGGCCTGCGACTGCGGGTCGAGGCCGACTCCGGAGACCACGACGTCCGGCTCGCGTTCTCGCGCCCGGTCGAAGGACCGCCGCAGCTCGCCGGCGAGATCCGCAGGCTGGTCGGCTGCCCGTTCTTCTCCGAGGGTTAG